The Zingiber officinale cultivar Zhangliang chromosome 9A, Zo_v1.1, whole genome shotgun sequence genome window below encodes:
- the LOC122019975 gene encoding ABC transporter F family member 5-like: MDLSITPQCFSLRSGFLSGSPLLDAGKVRILPRAWSSSTSPPLSRRFVVSFSKINSFARPRIRRFGIPAQASADTAVAEADVDLESLFSESVVEDSSRNQGKKKSNTGASSVSSGVRLENICKSFKGVTLLKDVSWEVKRGEKVGLVGVNGAGKTTQLRIIAGLEEPDSGNVIKAKENMKIAFLSQEFDVCPSRTVKEEFLNAFKEEMEVSQRLEKVQKALESSIEDLPLMGRLLDELDLLQRRAQDLDLDEIDVKISKLMPELGFVPEDSDRLVVSFSSGWQMRMSLGKILLQDPDLLLLDEPTNHLDLDTIEWLEVYLNKQDVPMVIISHDRAFLDQLCTKIVETDMGVSRTFVGNYSEYVLAKAAWEEAQYAAWEKQQKQIEHTKDLINRLGAGVNAGRASSEEKKLEKLQEEGQIEKPFQRKQLKIRFPERGRSGRMVLTIKNLKFGYDDKVLFNNTNLLVERGEKIAILGPNGCGKSTLLKLIMGLEKPLGGDIFLGEHNVLPNYFEQNQAEALDLGKTVLETVEEAAEDWRIDDIKGLLGRCNFKSDMLDRKVSLLSGGEKARLAFCKFLVKPSTLLVLDEPTNHLDIPSKEMLEEAISEYQGTVITVSHDRYFIKQIVNRVVEVKHGQLQDYAGDYNYYLDKNLEARERELEREAALEEKAPKIKAKSKMSKEEKEARKKQKMMAFQQAKAKSKGSKNAKRWK; the protein is encoded by the exons ATGGATCTCTCCATCACGCCTCAGTGTTTCAGTTTACGATCGGGGTTCCTCTCTGGCTCCCCTCTTTTGGACGCCGGAAAGGTCCGAATCCTGCCGCGGGCTTGGTCGTCCTCTACTTCTCCTCCTCTGAGTCGGCGGTTTGTCGTGTCGTTCTCGAAAATAAATAGCTTTGCTAGACCTAGGATCAGAAGATTCGGAATTCCCGCCCAAGCCTCCGCCGATACCGCTGTTGCTGAAGCGGATGTCGACCTCGAGTCCCTCTTCTCGGAGAGCGTTGTGGAGGATTCATCGAGGAATCAAGGGAAGAAGAAGTCGAATACTGGGGCGTCAAGCGTATCGTCGGGGGTTAGGTTAGAAAACATCTGCAAAAGCTTTAAAGGTGTGACATTGCTGAAGGACGTCAGCTGGGAGGTCAAGAGAGGGGAGAAAGTGGGCCTTGTTGGAGTTAACGGTGCCGGGAAAACTACCCAGTTGAGGATAATTGCTGGACTGGAGGAGCCAGACTCGGGGAATGTGATTAAGGCGAAGGAAAATATGAAGATTGCGTTCTTGAGCCAGGAGTTCGACGTTTGCCCTAGCAGGACAGTCAAGGAAGAATTTTTGAACGCATTTAAGGAAGAGATGGAGGTCTCGCAGAGGTTGGAAAAGGTACAGAAGGCGTTGGAGAGCTCGATAGAGGATCTGCCCTTGATGGGGAGGCTATTGGATGAATTGGATTTGCTCCAAAGAAGAGCTCAGGATCTAGACCTAGATGAAATAGATGTGAAAATTAGTAAGTTAATGCCCGAGCTTGGATTTGTGccagaggattctgatcggttgGTAGTTTCATTCAGCAGTGGATGGCAGATGAGAATGTCTCTTGGGAAAATTCTACTTCAG GATCCAGACTTGCTGCTTCTTGATGAGCCTACAAATCACCTTGATCTAGATACAATTGAGTGGCTGGAAGTCTATTTGAACAAGCAAGATGTGCCTATGGTTATCATATCTCACGACAGAGCTTTCCTTGATCAGTTGTGCACAAAAATCGTGGAAACTGATATGGGAGTGTCCCGAACATTTGTGGGTAACTACTCTGAGTATGTGCTGGCAAAAGCAGCATGGGAGGAAGCTCAATATGCAGCATGGGAGAAGCAACAGAAACAGATTGAGCATACCAAGGACTTAATAAACAGATTAGGGGCTGGGGTTAATGCTGGTCGGGCATCTAGTGAAGAGAAG AAATTAGAGAAACTTCAAGAAGAAGGACAAATTGAGAAGCCTTTTCAAAGAAAGCAATTAAAAATTAGATTCCCTGAGCGCGGAAGAAGCGGGAGGATGGTCTTAACTATCAAGAATCTAAAATTTGGATATGATGATAAG GTATTGTTTAATAACACAAATCTTTTGGTTGAGAGAGGTGAGAAAATAGCAATTCTTGGTCCAAATGGATGCGGAAAAAGTACTTTGCTTAAGCTAATTATGGGCTTGGAGAAGCCTCTAGGTGGAGATATTTTTCTTGGGGAGCATAATGTGTTGCCAAATTATTTTGAACAAAACCAG GCAGAAGCACTTGATCTTGGTAAAACTGTGCTTGAGACAGTTGAGGAAGCTGCAGAGGATTGGAGAATAGATGACATAAAGGGTCTCCTTGGTCGTTGTAACTTCAAATCAGACATGCTTGACAGAAAAGTTTCTCTTTTGAGTGGTGGAGAAAAG GCACGACTTGCTTTTTGCAAATTTTTGGTAAAACCATCTACTTTGTTAGTTTTAGATGAACCTACCAATCATTTAGATATACCATCAAAAGAGATGCTAGAG GAAGCTATATCTGAGTATCAAGGTACTGTCATCACTGTTTCACATGATCGTTACTTTATAAAACAGATTGTGAATAGAGTGGTGGAGGTGAAACATGGGCAATTGCAAGACTATGCTGGTgattacaat TATTATCTGGACAAGAATCTTGAGGCTAGAGAAAGAGAACTAGAACGCGAGGCTGCTCTTGAAGAAAAAGCTCCGAAAATAAAAGCCAAATCTAAGATGTCGAAG GAGGAGAAAGAAGCTAGAAAGAAGCAAAAGATGATGGCTTTTCAACAAGCAAAAGCAAAGTCTAAAGGATCGAAGAATGCAAAGCGCTGGAAGTGA